A single Solidesulfovibrio sp. DNA region contains:
- a CDS encoding ABC transporter permease, which produces MTSSPKESAPADAPRRDIVREGETLTLRLSGSWRTDRPFPDPAPVLAALAATPPPKALRFDTAGVTGWDSLFLAQCRAVLALAGQRQVAVDLAGLPAGVASLLDLARKVPERQGAARKTSRATFLERLGDIGLAVHQGLFNLLDFVGDVTLACLALARGKAVFQRSGLVGLIYQASVEALPIVSLISLLVGLILAFVGAIQLSQFGAQIYVSTIVGIAMVRVMGAIMTGIIMAGRTGAAYAAELGTMQVNEEIDALRTFGFSPTQFLVLPRLIALVLMMPLLCIYADLMGIIGGFIVGVFMLNINPVQYLTHTWQSVPLANFWIGLIHSTVFGVLVAMAGCYRGMRCGRSALAVGQATTSAVVTSILAIIIATAVITVACNIIGV; this is translated from the coding sequence ATGACATCTTCGCCCAAGGAAAGCGCTCCCGCCGACGCGCCGCGCCGGGACATCGTCCGTGAGGGCGAGACCCTGACCCTGCGCCTGTCCGGTTCGTGGCGCACGGACCGCCCTTTTCCCGATCCGGCGCCCGTGCTGGCCGCGCTTGCCGCCACGCCGCCGCCCAAGGCCCTGCGCTTCGACACGGCGGGGGTCACCGGCTGGGACAGCCTGTTTCTGGCCCAGTGCCGGGCCGTGCTCGCCCTGGCCGGCCAGCGCCAGGTGGCCGTGGACCTCGCGGGGCTGCCCGCCGGCGTGGCCAGCCTGCTCGACCTGGCCCGCAAGGTGCCCGAGCGCCAGGGCGCGGCCCGCAAAACCAGCCGCGCCACCTTCCTGGAGCGCCTGGGCGACATCGGCTTGGCCGTCCATCAGGGCCTTTTCAACCTGCTCGATTTCGTCGGCGACGTGACCCTGGCCTGCCTGGCCCTGGCCCGCGGCAAGGCCGTGTTCCAGCGTTCCGGCCTGGTCGGCCTCATCTACCAGGCCAGCGTCGAGGCCCTGCCCATCGTTTCGCTCATAAGCCTGCTTGTCGGGCTCATCCTGGCCTTCGTCGGCGCCATCCAGCTCTCCCAGTTCGGGGCGCAAATCTACGTCTCCACCATCGTCGGCATCGCCATGGTGCGCGTGATGGGCGCCATCATGACCGGCATCATCATGGCCGGCCGCACCGGCGCGGCCTACGCCGCCGAACTCGGCACCATGCAGGTCAACGAGGAAATCGACGCCCTGCGCACCTTCGGCTTCTCGCCCACCCAGTTCCTGGTGCTGCCCCGCCTGATCGCCCTGGTCCTCATGATGCCGCTTCTGTGCATCTACGCCGACCTCATGGGCATCATCGGCGGCTTCATCGTCGGCGTGTTCATGCTCAACATCAATCCCGTCCAGTACCTGACCCACACCTGGCAGTCCGTGCCCCTGGCCAACTTCTGGATCGGGCTGATTCACAGCACGGTCTTCGGGGTCCTGGTGGCCATGGCCGGCTGCTACCGCGGCATGCGTTGCGGCCGCAGCGCCCTGGCCGTGGGCCAGGCCACCAC
- a CDS encoding S8 family serine peptidase → MNKAALKTFQTQLRLLQEEKDALTPVQKKINAAIVRTLHATVLKDRKKSLPQLEDDIALSADNMLLVDIKADVDDGLLRFIEACGGTVVNAYPQYQAIRARIPITQVETIAAQAGVRFIDKAQGYILHKQNASEGDVAHKAPTVRGLGYNGSGVKVGVLSDSVDHLADVQATGDLPSNVTVLQDDPGNSGEGTAMLEIVYDLAPGAALYFATADMGMAGFANNIIALKDAGCKVIVDDVGYFAESPFQDDVISQAVNTVTDAGVLYFSSAANDGNLHSSHSGTYEGDFTDDGQGLHLFSPTSNGDKILQNPGAITLQWSDPLGASSNDYDLYVMDSSGGIIAKSDNAQTGDSDPYEQINVGYAGKNYVGYYVVVVKYSGSTRFLHLGAIRGVLNYATDGATKGHSTADKAFGVAAVSASNKTAAFAGTESVETYSSDGPRRVFYNPDGSAITPGDLLHTGGTVRQKPDITAADCVKTATPDFNPFCGTSAAAPHAAAIAAQLLSAKPGATMADIRSALTTTALPTPATWTDYGGKGIIMADAALNALGVGQTGSLTVTILPAGAVSAGAQWNVDGGAWRASGATATGLSAGSHVVAFKEVAGWTKPANQTVTVVANQTATASGVYAAVVLNGILAVNITPTAAVDAGASFCLSVGGNSVCKSSGTVTIAAGTYNGWFTDVTGWTKPGDRTVTITADQTTTVSGTYSQVVTTGSLTVNLLPSQAVIAGGQWRLDGGAWRDSGFTLEGLAAGAHTVSFKPVSSWTTPGDQAVNIVANTLATVTGTYVAQAAAKGDYVLNAQAPYAWEDDSDATILSQVGDDSKAYPIQLGFGFTLYGQKYASAYVSTKGFLSFTEQSSNSNNVQLPNSLAPKALVAPWWDDLIVATGGAVSWKRVGTSPNAKLIVTWRKMRHFGSSTFAGDAAFQIVLYENSGVIKMQYQNTDMATWSQGAGATVGIQDADGTRGLQYGCNAAVLNAGQALTFTPGNAPLPGNVFLLLQGEGTGPHQ, encoded by the coding sequence TTGAACAAGGCGGCCCTGAAAACGTTTCAAACGCAACTGCGCCTGTTGCAGGAGGAAAAGGACGCCCTGACGCCCGTCCAGAAAAAAATCAACGCGGCCATCGTCCGGACGCTGCATGCGACCGTGTTGAAGGATCGCAAAAAAAGCCTTCCCCAATTGGAGGATGACATCGCCCTGTCCGCCGACAACATGCTTCTGGTGGACATCAAGGCCGATGTCGACGACGGGCTGTTGCGCTTCATCGAGGCCTGCGGCGGGACCGTTGTCAACGCCTATCCCCAGTACCAGGCGATCCGCGCCCGGATACCGATCACGCAGGTCGAAACCATCGCCGCCCAGGCGGGCGTCCGGTTTATCGACAAGGCGCAGGGCTACATCCTGCACAAGCAGAACGCCTCGGAGGGGGATGTCGCCCACAAGGCGCCCACGGTCAGGGGGCTCGGCTACAATGGCAGCGGCGTCAAGGTCGGCGTCCTCTCCGATTCCGTGGATCACCTGGCCGATGTCCAGGCCACGGGCGATCTCCCCTCCAACGTCACCGTGCTGCAGGACGACCCGGGCAACTCCGGCGAGGGCACGGCGATGCTGGAAATCGTCTACGACCTGGCGCCGGGGGCCGCGCTGTATTTCGCCACGGCCGACATGGGCATGGCCGGTTTCGCCAACAATATCATCGCGCTCAAGGATGCCGGCTGCAAGGTCATCGTGGATGACGTCGGCTACTTCGCGGAATCGCCCTTCCAGGACGATGTCATTTCCCAAGCCGTCAATACGGTAACGGATGCCGGCGTTCTCTATTTTTCCTCCGCCGCCAACGACGGCAACCTGCATTCCAGCCATTCCGGCACGTATGAAGGCGATTTCACGGATGACGGCCAAGGGCTCCACCTGTTCTCGCCGACGAGCAATGGGGACAAGATTCTGCAGAATCCTGGCGCCATCACCCTGCAATGGTCCGATCCGTTGGGAGCGTCGAGCAATGACTATGACTTGTATGTCATGGATTCATCCGGCGGCATTATCGCGAAGTCGGATAATGCGCAGACGGGTGATTCCGATCCATACGAGCAGATCAACGTGGGGTATGCCGGCAAGAATTATGTCGGCTACTATGTTGTTGTGGTCAAGTATTCCGGATCGACTCGTTTTCTGCATCTCGGCGCCATACGCGGCGTCCTGAACTATGCCACCGACGGTGCGACCAAGGGCCACAGCACCGCTGACAAGGCTTTTGGCGTCGCGGCGGTCAGCGCTTCCAACAAGACGGCCGCCTTTGCCGGCACCGAGTCCGTGGAAACCTATTCCAGCGACGGGCCCAGGCGGGTTTTCTACAACCCCGACGGGTCGGCCATCACGCCGGGCGACCTGCTGCACACCGGCGGCACGGTGCGCCAGAAGCCGGACATCACCGCGGCCGATTGCGTCAAGACCGCGACGCCCGATTTCAATCCCTTCTGCGGCACCTCGGCCGCGGCGCCCCATGCCGCGGCCATAGCGGCCCAGCTCCTGTCCGCCAAACCGGGCGCCACCATGGCCGATATCCGCTCGGCCCTGACCACCACGGCCCTGCCAACGCCCGCCACCTGGACCGACTATGGCGGGAAAGGCATCATCATGGCCGACGCGGCCCTCAATGCCCTGGGCGTCGGCCAGACCGGCTCCCTGACCGTGACCATCCTGCCCGCCGGGGCGGTCAGCGCCGGCGCCCAGTGGAACGTGGACGGCGGCGCCTGGCGGGCCAGCGGGGCCACGGCCACGGGCCTGTCCGCCGGCAGCCACGTCGTGGCCTTCAAGGAGGTCGCCGGCTGGACCAAGCCGGCCAACCAGACCGTGACGGTTGTGGCCAACCAGACCGCCACGGCCAGCGGCGTCTACGCCGCCGTCGTCCTGAACGGCATCCTGGCCGTGAACATCACCCCGACGGCCGCCGTCGATGCCGGCGCGTCGTTTTGCCTGTCGGTTGGCGGCAACTCGGTCTGCAAATCCAGCGGCACGGTCACCATCGCGGCCGGCACCTACAACGGCTGGTTCACGGACGTGACCGGCTGGACCAAGCCCGGCGACCGGACCGTGACCATCACGGCCGACCAGACGACCACCGTGTCCGGAACCTACAGCCAGGTCGTCACGACCGGGTCGCTCACCGTCAACCTCTTGCCTTCCCAGGCCGTGATCGCCGGAGGGCAGTGGCGCCTGGACGGCGGCGCCTGGCGCGACAGCGGCTTCACGCTGGAGGGCCTGGCCGCCGGGGCGCATACGGTTTCCTTCAAGCCGGTCTCCAGCTGGACGACGCCTGGCGACCAGGCGGTGAACATTGTAGCCAATACCCTGGCCACGGTCACAGGCACCTACGTCGCCCAGGCGGCCGCAAAAGGCGATTACGTCCTCAATGCCCAGGCCCCCTACGCCTGGGAAGACGACAGCGACGCCACGATCCTGTCCCAGGTGGGCGACGACTCGAAGGCCTACCCGATCCAACTGGGCTTCGGGTTCACGCTGTATGGCCAGAAGTATGCTTCCGCGTATGTCAGCACGAAAGGCTTCCTGAGTTTCACGGAACAATCCTCGAACTCCAACAATGTGCAGTTGCCGAACAGCCTGGCGCCCAAGGCGCTCGTCGCGCCCTGGTGGGATGATCTCATCGTCGCCACGGGGGGCGCCGTCTCCTGGAAACGCGTGGGGACTTCGCCGAACGCGAAGCTGATCGTCACCTGGCGGAAAATGCGGCACTTTGGTTCGTCGACGTTTGCCGGCGATGCCGCGTTCCAAATCGTGCTCTATGAAAACAGCGGTGTCATCAAGATGCAGTATCAGAATACGGATATGGCCACCTGGTCCCAGGGCGCCGGCGCCACGGTGGGCATCCAAGACGCCGACGGCACCAGGGGCTTGCAATACGGCTGCAACGCGGCCGTCCTGAACGCCGGCCAAGCCCTGACGTTCACGCCCGGGAACGCTCCGTTGCCGGGCAACGTCTTTCTCCTCCTGCAGGGGGAAGGGACAGGACCCCACCAGTAG